One genomic region from Lepidochelys kempii isolate rLepKem1 chromosome 19, rLepKem1.hap2, whole genome shotgun sequence encodes:
- the SELENON gene encoding selenoprotein N, whose protein sequence is MAGGPQPGAPGAPSPRLPRLGLVLGLLAALAAVKYYRDAEAARRQEMALKSLGNEGLFLFSSLDTNNDLYISPEEFKPVAEKLTGVTPVLEFEEEETLDPSGETLSIVAKFQPLLMETMTKSKDGFLGISHIALSGLRNWTAPAAPMSIMFAKQFKAFLPPKNKIELGDPWWIIPSELNIFTGYLSNNRFYPPVPKGKEIVIHKLLSMFHPRPFVKTRFAPQGAVACIQAISEFYYRIAFRIHAEFQLNEPPDFPFWFSPGQFAGHIVLSRDSSHVREFKLFVPNKRSLNVDMEWLYGASESSNMEVDIGYLPQMELESSGPSIPSVIHDENGNVMDSRDPAGEPIQFVFEEINWQRELSGEEAAQKLEVAMYPFKKVSYLPFTQAFDRAKAENKLVHSILLWGALDDQSCUGSGRTLRETVLESSPILALLNESFISSWSLVKELEELQTKRQNEFYSRLADLHLEKYNFPVEMMICLPNGTVIHHINANYFLDITSMKPEEVESSIFSFSTNFEDPSTATYLQFLKEGLQRAKRFLQT, encoded by the exons ATGGCCGGGGGGCCGCAGCCGGGAGCCCCCGGAGCCCCCTCGCCGCGgctgcccaggctggggctggtgctgggcCTGCTGGCCGCCCTGGCCGCGGTGAAATACTATCGGGACGCCGAGGCGGCCCGGCGGCAG GAGATGGCCTTGAAGTCTCTGGGGAACGAGGGGctttttctcttctcctctctgGACACTAACAATGATCTGTACATTAGCCCTGAGGAGTTCAAGCCAGTAGCAGAGAAATTAACAG GTGTTACTCCTGTCCTCGAATTTGAAGAGGAAGAGACACTGGATCCCAGTGGGGAGACGCTATCAATTGTTGCTAAATTCCAGCCCCTTCTCATGGAAACAATGACAAAGAGCAAAGATGGTTTCCTAGGA ATTTCTCATATTGCGCTGTCTGGCCTACGGAACTGGACAGCCCCAGCAGCCCCTATGAGCATAATGTTTGCCAAGCAGTTCAAAGCCTTTCTTCCCCCAAAGAATAAGATCGAACTCGGCGATCCCTGGTGGATAATCCCAAGTGAATTAAACATCTTCACCGGCTACCTTTCCAACAACCGGTTTTACCCTCCGGTCCCCAAGGGCAAAGAA ATCGTGATCCACAAACTCTTGAGCATGTTCCATCCTCGTCCGTTTGTAAAAACTCGCTTTGCTCCCCAAGGAGCTGTGGCCTGCATCCAGGCAATCAGTGAGTTCTACTATAGGATAGCGTTCAG GATCCATGCCGAGTTCCAGCTGAATGAACCTCCAGATTTCCCTTTCTGGTTTTCCCCTGGCCAGTTCGCAGGCCACATCGTCCTCTCCAGAGATTCCTCCCACGTTCGAGAGTTCAAGCTCTTTGTCCCTAACAAGAG GTCTCTCAACGTTGACATGGAATGGCTATATGGGGCGAGCGAAAGCAGCAACATGGAAGTGGATATAGGTTACCTACCTCAG ATGGAATTAGAATCTTCTGGGCCGTCCATCCCTTCCGTGATTCATGACGAAAACGGCAACGTGATGGACAGCCGAGACCCTGCGGGGGAGCCGATTCAGTTTGTGTTTGAAGAGATAAACTGGCAGCGTGAACTAAGTGGGGAAGAGGCAGCCCAGAAACTGGAAGTTGCCATGTACCCATTTAAGAAG GTTTCGTACCTTCCCTTTACTCAGGCTTTTGACAGAGCGAAAGCTGAAAACAAACTGGTGCACTCCATCCTGCTGTGGGGTGCCTTGGACGACCAGTCCTGCTGAG gTTCGGGGCGAACTCTCCGGGAGACGGTCCTGGAAAGTTCGCCCATCCTTGCTCTGCTGAACGAGAGCTTCATCAGTAGTTGGTCACTGGTGAAGGAGCTAGAAGAGCTACAG ACTAAGAGGCAGAATGAATTCTACAGCAGACTGGCTGACCTGCATCTAGAGAAATATAACTTCCCCGTGGAGATGATGATCTGCCTTCCCAACGGAACCGTG ATTCATCATATCAATGCCAACTATTTCTTGGATATTACTTCTATGAAGCCTGAAGAAGTCGAGAGCAGCATCTTTAGCTTCTCAACCAATTTTGAAGATCCTTCCACTGCAACCTACCTCCAGTTCCTGAAGGAAGGACTGCAAAGAGCCAAACGGTTCCTGCAGACCTAA